The proteins below come from a single Simkaniaceae bacterium genomic window:
- a CDS encoding peroxiredoxin, whose product MTSMLVGKKAPVFSAVAVQKNHFLENFSLDNLEGKYIVFFFYPLDFTFVCPTELHAFQEKLPEFEKRNAQVIGCSVDSHFSHAAWLNTPKSRGGIEGITFPIVSDISKNISRDYAVLSESEGVAYRGLYIIDRSGIIRHQLINDLPLGRSVEEALRTLDALQFYEEHGEVCPANWHKGEKTMKPDQEGLVTYFAI is encoded by the coding sequence ATGACAAGTATGTTAGTAGGAAAAAAAGCACCGGTATTTTCAGCAGTTGCAGTCCAAAAAAATCACTTTTTAGAAAATTTTTCTCTTGATAATTTAGAAGGCAAATATATTGTTTTTTTCTTCTATCCACTTGATTTTACATTTGTCTGCCCCACGGAGCTTCATGCTTTTCAAGAAAAACTTCCTGAATTTGAAAAGAGAAATGCTCAAGTGATTGGATGTTCTGTTGATAGCCATTTCTCTCATGCTGCATGGTTAAATACGCCTAAGTCTCGTGGTGGAATTGAGGGGATCACATTTCCCATTGTCTCGGATATCAGTAAGAATATCTCAAGAGATTATGCAGTATTATCTGAATCCGAAGGTGTTGCTTATAGAGGATTATATATTATTGATCGCTCAGGAATTATTCGGCATCAGTTAATTAATGATCTCCCTTTAGGCCGTAGTGTTGAAGAAGCCTTGAGAACACTTGACGCGCTGCAATTCTATGAAGAACATGGGGAAGTATGCCCTGCAAACTGGCATAAAGGTGAAAAAACTATGAAGCCGGATCAAGAGGGTTTAGTGACTTATTTTGCTATATAG